The Paenibacillus tianjinensis genome has a window encoding:
- the thpR gene encoding RNA 2',3'-cyclic phosphodiesterase: MKSAAKETERLFIAVKLPEEIGRVLGQECAEISERLKFAKWTHPLDYHITLQFLGDTRKEQIPALLEALKEISGKHTPFKLQLKEGGTFGPGSAPRVLWAGVSGELEKLQGLQHGVVSATAPLGFRAEERPYAPHLTLARKYRDELPFSTERLGKLRVPKLGDENNCSENDWTVDCFVVYATRMHAIPMYEIIENLTFF; the protein is encoded by the coding sequence ATGAAATCTGCTGCGAAAGAAACGGAGCGGCTGTTTATAGCTGTGAAGCTGCCTGAGGAAATAGGTAGAGTATTAGGGCAAGAATGCGCTGAGATATCTGAGAGGCTGAAGTTTGCCAAATGGACACATCCGCTAGACTATCATATTACCCTCCAATTTCTGGGTGACACACGAAAGGAACAGATTCCGGCGCTGCTTGAAGCGCTGAAGGAAATTTCCGGCAAGCATACTCCGTTTAAACTGCAGCTGAAGGAAGGGGGAACCTTTGGCCCGGGAAGTGCGCCAAGAGTGCTTTGGGCCGGGGTGTCAGGCGAGCTCGAGAAGCTTCAGGGGCTTCAGCACGGTGTGGTTTCTGCCACGGCTCCCCTGGGTTTCAGGGCGGAGGAAAGACCGTATGCCCCCCATCTTACGCTGGCCCGTAAATACCGGGATGAGCTGCCTTTCAGCACGGAACGGCTTGGGAAATTACGGGTCCCTAAGCTGGGAGACGAGAACAATTGTTCGGAAAATGACTGGACGGTAGATTGTTTTGTGGTGTATGCTACTAGGATGCATGCCATTCCTATGTATGAAATCATCGAAAATTTGACATTTTTTTAA
- a CDS encoding MGDG synthase family glycosyltransferase yields the protein MRKKRVLLFSEGFGTGHTGAAYALAEGIRQLNPDVQCRVIELGRFLNPTVAPWILSAYRKTVSSQPKLVGMMYKTQYHKSLNRLTRAALHRIFYTHAQKVIEQLKPDLIICSHPIPAAVISRLKHQGLEIPLYTLITDYDAHGSWVNPEADRYLVSTSRVKSILTGRGVPPELVTVTGIPVHPKFWERSSKQQLRKELGLADIPTVLIMGGGWGLMFGKDVMDSLTARMDDIQLVFCMGSNDKLVAKMRATPLLNHPNVKILGYSSEINKLMDASDLLITKPGGMTCTEGQAKGIPMLFYSAIPGQEEKNAQYFVELGLAEVLDSDVVDRWFSLLLREYAGLEEQRKRRLALERQQPHNCASTVLQLLGKSADGAAEPRTARAQQTRTEEPVYVTP from the coding sequence ATGCGAAAGAAAAGAGTACTGCTGTTTTCGGAAGGCTTCGGCACGGGCCATACAGGGGCAGCCTATGCTCTAGCCGAAGGAATCAGACAGCTTAACCCGGACGTCCAGTGCCGGGTCATTGAGCTGGGGAGATTCCTGAATCCTACGGTTGCTCCTTGGATTCTTTCCGCTTACCGCAAAACAGTCAGCAGCCAGCCTAAGCTGGTCGGCATGATGTATAAAACCCAATATCATAAATCACTGAACCGGCTGACCCGAGCGGCACTTCACCGGATTTTTTATACACATGCCCAAAAGGTGATTGAGCAGCTTAAGCCTGATCTCATTATCTGCTCCCATCCGATTCCTGCTGCCGTCATTTCCAGGCTGAAGCATCAGGGGCTGGAAATACCGCTGTATACACTTATAACTGATTATGATGCGCACGGAAGCTGGGTTAATCCCGAGGCAGACCGCTATTTGGTCTCAACCTCACGGGTCAAATCGATTCTGACCGGACGGGGGGTTCCTCCTGAGCTGGTAACAGTCACCGGCATTCCGGTGCATCCGAAATTCTGGGAGCGTTCCAGCAAGCAGCAGCTCCGCAAGGAGCTCGGGCTTGCCGATATCCCTACCGTATTGATTATGGGCGGTGGATGGGGTCTGATGTTCGGCAAAGATGTCATGGATTCATTGACCGCCCGGATGGACGACATCCAATTGGTCTTCTGCATGGGCAGCAACGATAAGCTTGTGGCCAAAATGCGCGCCACTCCCCTGCTGAATCATCCCAATGTGAAGATCCTGGGATACAGCAGCGAAATCAATAAGCTGATGGATGCATCTGATCTGCTGATTACGAAGCCTGGCGGGATGACCTGTACGGAAGGTCAGGCCAAGGGCATACCGATGCTCTTCTACAGTGCCATTCCAGGACAGGAAGAGAAAAATGCCCAGTATTTCGTAGAGTTAGGACTCGCCGAAGTGCTCGATTCGGATGTGGTGGACAGATGGTTTTCCCTGTTGCTGCGGGAATATGCCGGTCTTGAGGAGCAGCGGAAACGCCGGCTGGCCCTGGAACGGCAGCAGCCGCATAACTGTGCCTCCACCGTGCTGCAGCTCTTGGGCAAGAGTGCAGACGGGGCAGCTGAACCACGGACTGCACGGGCGCAACAAACGCGGACGGAAGAGCCTGTCTATGTTACACCTTAA
- a CDS encoding TetR/AcrR family transcriptional regulator yields the protein MAVVDRRQLVLQAATKCFSLFGYKATTMDQVAKIANVGKGTIYTFFTNKEQLFDEILRDVIIEMKKIAEREVKRDKPFFDNLHRVLDALLEFRSEHELFIKLSQESRDFGTPQAGEGLDKIERVVLEYLEREVEQAIRQGEIKDCDPKIVSVVMFRLYIVLTAELNKVHVSLSKEQIKDYFQLFLSEGLARQALNC from the coding sequence GTGGCTGTGGTAGATCGAAGGCAGCTGGTGCTTCAGGCCGCGACGAAATGTTTTTCATTATTCGGTTATAAGGCAACCACAATGGATCAGGTCGCAAAGATTGCGAATGTCGGAAAAGGAACGATCTATACCTTTTTTACGAATAAGGAGCAGCTGTTTGATGAGATCCTGCGTGATGTCATTATCGAGATGAAGAAAATCGCCGAGCGGGAAGTCAAACGCGATAAGCCGTTTTTTGATAACCTGCACAGGGTTCTGGATGCGCTGCTTGAATTTCGAAGCGAACATGAGCTATTCATCAAGCTTTCCCAGGAAAGTCGCGATTTCGGAACGCCGCAGGCTGGTGAAGGGCTCGATAAGATCGAGCGTGTTGTACTTGAATATTTGGAACGGGAGGTGGAACAGGCGATACGTCAGGGCGAGATTAAGGATTGCGACCCTAAGATTGTGTCCGTAGTTATGTTTAGGCTTTATATCGTGCTGACAGCCGAGCTGAACAAGGTGCATGTGTCTTTAAGCAAAGAACAGATCAAAGATTATTTTCAATTGTTTCTGTCCGAAGGCTTGGCACGACAAGCTTTGAACTGCTGA
- a CDS encoding YhgE/Pip family protein produces MKSLSVFIKDLGAALKNPKVLIPMFVVLFIPVLYSGLFLKAFWDPYGKMNELPVAVVNEDKGADYEGSKLAAGNELVEELKKTDGFKWNFVTREQAEAGLDDNTYYMAIIVPEDFSAKATTLLDADPQPAKIIYEPNEGYNFLAGQIGGTAVKDIKTKVSAKITEAYTDSVFDKITEIASGLGDAGDGASKIADGATKLDDGALKLRDNLLVLTEGTGKLVNGVAPLTEGVTALNTGAAALENGSSTLAGGLEQLSAAHKKLQAGVSQTAAGSKQLSDGLKKTEAGAAALQAGTQSAVDGTAKLQAGTQSVVDGSSKLAAGLTSSAEGSAKLEAGLKASKDGSAKVSAGAKAVADGLQQLVKSSPQLAASADVQKLLAASAAVAEGTAQLDASQQQLLAGATSLHSGQEQLVQGANQLHDGSQQLDAGVSQLHDGAQQLNAGSTQLLQGQQQLLAGAAKLETGGNTLSAGMKQFGAKLDEAAAGGAKLADGGKALEAGTSKLLAGAGQLSSGLTSVADGSKKLSDGAGQLKDGLDELKSGSSELATKLGDAASQTSTVNKTDALVSMFAQPVKIEEVKVSAVPNYGTGFAPYFLSLGLFVGALICTLVVPMRSSEVLEASRFNRFMSRTLTFSMMSMLQSLMAAMIVLYGLGLEVQSVPLFYAFTFITSISFMWMIQAIVTWMDQPGRFVVIVILIFQLTTSAGTFPLELIPNWMKFFNPLLPMTYSVRGFKAAISTGDFSAMWGDAGLLAIYGIVFLALTFTYFMTREQENEVMVKGEQVLSV; encoded by the coding sequence ATGAAATCTTTATCCGTGTTTATTAAGGACCTTGGCGCGGCGCTTAAGAATCCTAAAGTGCTGATACCTATGTTCGTTGTCCTTTTCATTCCCGTGCTGTACAGCGGATTGTTCCTGAAAGCCTTCTGGGACCCGTACGGTAAAATGAACGAGCTGCCGGTCGCTGTTGTAAATGAAGATAAAGGTGCCGATTATGAAGGCTCGAAGCTGGCCGCCGGTAACGAGCTGGTAGAGGAACTTAAGAAGACCGACGGGTTCAAATGGAACTTTGTGACCCGTGAGCAGGCAGAAGCCGGACTGGACGATAATACCTATTATATGGCGATCATCGTTCCTGAAGATTTCTCAGCCAAAGCAACTACCCTGCTGGATGCAGATCCGCAGCCGGCCAAAATTATTTACGAGCCTAATGAAGGCTACAACTTCCTTGCCGGTCAAATCGGCGGAACTGCAGTAAAAGATATTAAGACAAAAGTATCGGCCAAGATAACTGAAGCTTATACAGATTCCGTATTTGATAAAATTACTGAGATCGCCAGCGGCCTTGGTGATGCCGGAGACGGCGCTTCAAAGATCGCTGACGGCGCAACGAAGCTGGACGATGGTGCATTGAAGCTGAGAGATAACCTGCTTGTGCTGACCGAAGGTACCGGCAAGCTGGTTAACGGCGTAGCACCTCTTACAGAAGGTGTGACTGCTCTGAATACAGGTGCAGCGGCACTGGAGAATGGCAGCAGCACCCTGGCAGGCGGACTTGAGCAACTGTCTGCCGCCCACAAAAAACTGCAGGCCGGCGTATCGCAGACAGCAGCCGGCAGCAAGCAGCTTAGCGATGGCTTGAAGAAGACTGAAGCCGGAGCAGCAGCGCTGCAAGCCGGAACACAGTCGGCTGTAGACGGAACTGCGAAGCTGCAGGCAGGAACGCAGTCAGTGGTTGACGGCAGCTCGAAGCTGGCGGCAGGACTGACCTCTTCCGCCGAAGGCAGCGCGAAGCTGGAAGCCGGTCTGAAGGCTTCCAAGGACGGCAGCGCCAAAGTAAGCGCTGGAGCCAAGGCAGTGGCGGATGGCCTGCAGCAGCTGGTTAAATCGAGTCCGCAGCTCGCGGCGAGCGCAGATGTGCAGAAGCTGCTGGCGGCAAGCGCCGCTGTAGCCGAAGGCACAGCGCAGCTGGATGCGAGCCAGCAGCAGCTGCTGGCAGGTGCGACCTCCCTGCACAGCGGCCAAGAGCAGCTGGTACAGGGCGCGAACCAGCTGCATGACGGTTCGCAGCAGCTGGACGCAGGTGTCAGCCAGCTGCATGACGGAGCGCAGCAGCTGAATGCGGGCAGCACGCAGCTGCTGCAAGGACAACAGCAGCTGCTGGCAGGTGCTGCGAAGCTTGAAACAGGCGGTAATACACTTTCCGCCGGTATGAAGCAATTCGGCGCGAAGCTGGATGAAGCGGCAGCAGGCGGTGCGAAGCTGGCGGATGGCGGCAAGGCGCTGGAGGCCGGAACATCCAAGCTTCTGGCTGGCGCAGGCCAGCTTAGCAGCGGCCTCACATCGGTAGCCGATGGTTCGAAGAAGCTCAGCGACGGTGCAGGCCAGCTTAAAGATGGCCTGGATGAACTGAAATCGGGATCAAGCGAGCTGGCCACGAAGCTTGGCGATGCTGCTTCGCAGACCAGCACGGTGAACAAAACGGATGCGCTGGTGTCCATGTTCGCACAGCCGGTGAAGATCGAAGAAGTTAAGGTCAGTGCAGTACCGAACTACGGTACCGGTTTTGCTCCTTACTTCCTGTCGCTCGGATTGTTCGTAGGCGCGCTGATCTGTACACTCGTTGTTCCGATGAGAAGCTCTGAAGTGCTTGAGGCGAGCCGGTTCAACCGGTTTATGAGCCGCACACTGACCTTCTCTATGATGAGTATGCTGCAATCCCTGATGGCGGCGATGATCGTGCTTTACGGATTGGGGCTTGAGGTACAAAGTGTACCGTTGTTCTATGCCTTTACCTTTATTACAAGCATTTCCTTCATGTGGATGATTCAAGCGATTGTTACCTGGATGGATCAGCCTGGACGTTTCGTAGTCATCGTTATACTCATCTTCCAATTGACTACAAGTGCGGGTACCTTCCCGCTGGAGCTGATTCCGAACTGGATGAAATTCTTCAATCCGCTGCTGCCTATGACTTACAGTGTGCGCGGATTCAAAGCAGCTATTTCCACCGGAGATTTCAGTGCCATGTGGGGTGATGCGGGACTCCTGGCCATTTACGGCATCGTATTCCTGGCATTAACATTCACCTATTTCATGACCCGTGAACAGGAAAATGAAGTGATGGTGAAAGGTGAACAAGTGTTGTCTGTATAA
- a CDS encoding D-2-hydroxyacid dehydrogenase → MTKSIVCLQPLTSRQQESILAAAPGYTLTLGDAKKPDLEVLAQAEIVIGWGKGISDTLLRPDSPFRWLQTWSAGVEKLPLERLEQRGIILTNASGVHAEPITAVIFGFMLIFTRNLHTAIRNQQERNWHSDGTESELTGKTAVIAGTGSIGSETARIAKAFRMNTIGVSRSGEPAPGFDQVYTTGQLTEAASQADFIINTLPLTDETQDLFNADVFGACKTGAYYINIGRGATTNTEDLMAALNSGRLAGAGLDVFETEPLPSEHPLWGMEQVVITPHCAGSTDRYADRVVEIFTANMEAYLKTGAPSHNVVDYRRQY, encoded by the coding sequence TTGACTAAATCTATCGTATGTTTACAGCCCCTTACATCCCGGCAGCAGGAGTCCATTCTCGCCGCCGCCCCAGGTTATACCCTTACACTGGGAGATGCCAAAAAACCGGATCTGGAGGTGCTCGCCCAGGCAGAAATCGTAATCGGTTGGGGCAAAGGCATCAGTGACACCTTGCTGCGTCCGGATTCACCGTTCCGTTGGCTGCAGACCTGGTCAGCCGGTGTTGAAAAACTGCCGCTGGAACGCCTTGAGCAGCGGGGGATTATACTGACGAATGCCAGCGGTGTCCATGCTGAACCGATTACAGCCGTCATCTTCGGTTTCATGCTGATCTTCACCCGGAATTTGCATACCGCTATCCGTAATCAGCAGGAGCGCAACTGGCATTCAGACGGTACGGAGAGTGAGCTGACCGGCAAGACAGCCGTTATTGCCGGTACGGGCTCCATTGGCAGCGAAACGGCAAGAATCGCCAAAGCCTTCCGGATGAACACGATCGGAGTCAGCCGTTCAGGTGAGCCCGCTCCCGGCTTTGATCAGGTTTACACAACCGGCCAGCTCACGGAAGCTGCCAGCCAGGCTGATTTCATCATAAACACGTTGCCGCTTACGGACGAAACGCAGGATCTGTTTAATGCAGACGTATTTGGAGCCTGCAAAACAGGCGCTTATTATATCAACATCGGGCGCGGAGCCACAACAAATACAGAAGACCTGATGGCCGCGCTGAACAGCGGCCGGCTGGCCGGTGCCGGTCTGGATGTATTCGAGACTGAGCCGCTGCCTTCAGAGCACCCTCTCTGGGGTATGGAGCAGGTCGTCATTACCCCGCACTGTGCGGGTTCGACGGACCGCTACGCCGACCGGGTGGTCGAAATTTTCACAGCCAATATGGAGGCTTATCTGAAGACAGGCGCCCCTTCACATAACGTTGTTGACTATAGACGCCAATACTGA
- a CDS encoding cell wall hydrolase gives MEIFKQNRCIALLVGVILVCFSAISLLSPGKINEGQNTLKMDKFGGSGHASAAALLPQTAVTPERIKGTAKPMLFTTAAIPGHVWNGKQTVDWFTPAKLKLKAAAGTQPAKPRTVVVKVSPEAQQALKQAAVKGSQSVTKVKTASQQHPPTKLFFSRTKLLSQEQQAQATWSYAISEEDLLLLQKIVMAEAEGEPYQGKVAVANVVLNRLRSANFPDTIHEVIYQKSQFSPVANGRLQRVKPNEDSIKAVNAALSGVKEVTDDTYFFLSLKLAQDLTVHHSRTYAKTIGNHTFYK, from the coding sequence ATGGAAATTTTTAAACAAAACCGCTGTATCGCGCTGCTTGTCGGCGTTATTCTAGTGTGTTTCTCTGCTATAAGCTTGCTCAGCCCCGGTAAAATTAACGAAGGGCAAAATACATTGAAAATGGATAAATTTGGAGGTTCCGGCCATGCATCTGCAGCAGCTCTGTTGCCGCAGACAGCAGTAACCCCTGAGAGGATAAAAGGAACGGCTAAACCCATGCTCTTCACCACAGCGGCAATTCCGGGCCATGTCTGGAACGGTAAGCAAACGGTGGACTGGTTCACTCCCGCTAAGCTGAAGCTTAAGGCAGCAGCCGGGACGCAGCCAGCCAAGCCGAGGACCGTTGTGGTGAAGGTGTCGCCCGAAGCGCAGCAAGCGCTGAAGCAGGCGGCAGTCAAGGGGAGTCAGAGCGTAACCAAAGTAAAAACGGCATCTCAGCAACATCCCCCCACAAAATTGTTCTTCTCCCGGACCAAGCTACTAAGCCAGGAACAGCAAGCACAAGCAACCTGGAGCTACGCAATATCCGAAGAAGACCTGCTACTGCTGCAAAAAATCGTTATGGCAGAAGCGGAAGGTGAACCGTACCAGGGCAAGGTGGCAGTCGCCAACGTTGTTCTGAACCGGCTGCGGTCAGCCAATTTTCCCGACACTATACATGAGGTTATTTATCAGAAAAGCCAGTTCAGTCCTGTGGCGAACGGGCGTCTTCAGCGCGTAAAGCCGAATGAGGACAGTATTAAAGCAGTCAATGCCGCGCTTTCCGGGGTGAAAGAGGTTACTGATGATACTTATTTTTTCCTGTCTCTAAAGCTGGCACAGGATCTTACCGTGCATCATTCACGGACCTACGCCAAGACTATCGGCAATCATACATTCTATAAATAA